A DNA window from Vanacampus margaritifer isolate UIUO_Vmar chromosome 19, RoL_Vmar_1.0, whole genome shotgun sequence contains the following coding sequences:
- the slc22a2 gene encoding solute carrier family 22 member 2 produces the protein MTSFDDILEEVGKFGRCQKRIFALFCLVSMPWAGVYVGIVFQGFTPDHWCRDGAVEQWRRSCGRSLADSRRLMAPPLNSSGEPQYSNCEQYDVDWNATLTCDTQEGDLSGMPTKACAHGWEYDYEGRQSFVTEFDLVCSDAWLMDMFQAMLNIGFLLGSIAIGYLADTFGRKLSFVVSNMFNGVAGILVALAPNYVSMLIFRVLFGFGVKGGWMAGYVLITELVGVESRRTVGVLYQMFFSVGLLVLPLLAYFITDWRWLQVVITMPYFLFIIYYWFIPESPRWLLSQNRKSQAVAITEAMAKENKTTLSKNIETLADDNADSSSTASLMDLIRTPNMRKHTFILSYNWFTSAVVYQGLIMRLGIMGGNVYVSFLISALMEFPAAFLILFTIDRVGRRLPFAAANAVAGAACFIAVFLNDGWLKTAVACIGRLGITMTFEMVVFVNTELYPTFVRNLGVSVCSTLCDVGGIVAPFLLYRLAVIWLELPLIIFGFLAFVAAALVLMLPETRGVPLPDTIDDVEHPEKMRYKVTEQQFSSRLLPNTNSNISTNQDPASV, from the exons ATGACTTCATTCGACGACATCTTGGAGGAGGTCGGCAAGTTCGGCCGCTGCCAGAAGCGCATCTTCGCCCTCTTCTGCCTGGTGTCCATGCCATGGGCCGGCGTCTACGTGGGCATCGTCTTCCAGGGTTTCACGCCGGACCACTGGTGCCGGGATGGCGCGGTGGAGCAGTGGAGGCGCTCGTGCGGCCGCAGTCTGGCCGACAGCAGGCGGCTGATGGCGCCGCCGCTCAACTCGTCGGGCGAGCCGCAGTACAGCAACTGCGAGCAATATGACGTGGACTGGAACGCCACGCTCACCTGCGACACCCAGGAAGGTGACCTGAGCGGGATGCCCACCAAGGCCTGCGCCCACGGGTGGGAGTATGATTACGAGGGGAGGCAATCCTTCGTCACTGAG TTTGACTTGGTGTGCTCCGACGCCTGGCTGATGGACATGTTCCAGGCCATGCTCAACATCGGCTTCCTGCTGGGAAGCATCGCCATCGGTTACCTGGCCGACAC ATTTGGCAGGAAATTGAGCTTCGTGGTGTCCAACATGTTCAACGGCGTGGCGGGCATCCTGGTGGCCCTGGCGCCCAATTACGTGTCCATGCTGATCTTCAGGGTGCTCTTCGGGTTCGGCGTGAAAGGCGGATGGATGGCGGGATACGTGCTGA TCACCGAGCTCGTTGGTGTGGAGTCGAGGCGCACGGTGGGCGTTTTGTACCAGATGTTCTTCAGCGTGGGCCTCCTGGTGCTCCCCCTGCTGGCCTACTTCATCACCGACTGGCGCTGGCTGCAGGTGGTCATCACCATGCCCTacttcctcttcatcatctaCTACTG GTTCATCCCGGAATCTCCAAGATGGCTACTATCACAGAACAGGAAGTCCCAAGCCGTGGCCATCACTGAGGCGATGGCCAAAGAGAACAAGACGACTCTGAGCAAAAACATCGAG ACGCTGGCGGACGACAACGCCGACTCGTCGTCAACCGCCTCCCTGATGGACCTGATCCGAACGCCCAACATGAGGAAGCACACGTTCATTCTCAGCTACAACTG GTTCACCAGCGCGGTGGTCTACCAGGGTCTGATCATGCGTCTGGGCATCATGGGAGGCAACGTCTACGTCAGCTTCCTCATCTCCGCCCTGATGGAATTCCCCGCCGCCTTCCTCATCCTCTTCACCATCGACCGCGTGGGCCGCCGCCTCCCCTTCGCCGCCGCCAACGCCGTGGCCGGCGCCGCCTGCTTCATCGCGGTCTTCCTTAACGACG GTTGGCTGAAGACGGCCGTGGCCTGCATCGGCCGGCTGGGCATCACCATGACCTTCGAGATGGTCGTCTTCGTCAACACGGAACTCTACCCGACTTTTGTCAG GAACTTGGGCGTGTCAGTGTGCTCCACGCTGTGCGACGTGGGCGGTATCGTGGCCCCCTTCCTGCTCTACCGGCTGGCCGTCATCTGGTTGGAGCTGCCCCTCATCATCTTCG gcTTCCTGGCGTTCGTGGCCGCCGCTTTGGTTTTGATGCTGCCGGAAACCCGCGGGGTCCCACTGCCCGATACCATCGACGATGTCGAACATCCAGAAAA gaTGAGGTACAAAGTGACGGAGCAGCAGTTCTCCAGCAGGCTTCTTCCCAACACCAACAGCAACATTTCCACCAACCAAGACCCCGCAAGTGTCTGA